Proteins encoded in a region of the Isosphaeraceae bacterium EP7 genome:
- a CDS encoding proline--tRNA ligase: MRWSRALIPTQKETPADAVAPSHRLLLRAGMIRQLGAGAYTYLPLGLRVLHKVEQIIRSEMDAAGALELLMPALQPIELWKESGRFEAYGDTLMKLKLSGNHHVALGPTHEEVVTDIVRALVKSYKQLPVTLYQIQTKFRDEARPRFGILRTREFLMKDAYSFDADVDQLNTSYDAMYEAYCRIFDRCGIPYVSVEAESGPIGGDSSHEFMIPSSTGEDSILWCEACGYAANVERAEIGVRPPKAPGSAPAPAEVPARRAVPTPGKKTIEEVSKFLKARTQATAKLLVFLADGKPVAALIRGDHEANESKVRRAFVATTLEQADAKTVETATGVPIGYLGPIDLKIPLVVDSSVSRMATVIVGANEVDLHFVDVVPGRDFPLENVLDLRNAVDGDPCPRCSTAMAVRQGIEVGHVFKLGTKYSKALGANFLDEKGNEVPVIMGCYGIGVNRIVAGAVESGHDENGILWPLAIAPYHALVVPLQPQNAEVMAAAEAIEARLQAAGYDVLTDDRDQRPGFKFKDADLIGVPLRVVIGERGLKEGIVEVKWRNDAAAHNVPAADAAETILGELDKLRKEQAEGNEAKKATRAGKGRS; this comes from the coding sequence GTGCGCTGGTCGCGAGCACTGATCCCCACGCAGAAGGAAACCCCCGCCGACGCCGTGGCACCCAGCCACCGCCTACTCCTCCGCGCGGGGATGATCCGCCAGCTCGGAGCCGGGGCCTATACCTACCTCCCGCTCGGCCTGCGCGTGCTGCACAAGGTCGAGCAGATCATCCGCTCCGAGATGGATGCGGCGGGCGCGCTCGAGCTTCTGATGCCCGCGCTCCAGCCCATCGAGCTCTGGAAAGAGTCGGGCCGGTTCGAAGCGTACGGCGACACCTTGATGAAGCTGAAGCTCAGCGGCAATCATCACGTCGCGCTGGGGCCGACCCACGAGGAGGTCGTCACCGACATCGTCCGGGCCCTGGTGAAGTCGTACAAGCAGCTGCCGGTCACCCTCTATCAGATCCAGACCAAGTTCCGCGACGAGGCCAGGCCCCGGTTCGGGATTCTCCGCACCCGCGAATTCCTGATGAAGGACGCCTACAGCTTCGATGCCGACGTCGACCAGCTCAACACGAGCTACGACGCGATGTATGAGGCCTATTGCCGGATCTTCGACCGCTGCGGCATCCCCTACGTCAGCGTCGAGGCCGAGAGCGGCCCGATCGGCGGAGACAGCTCGCACGAGTTCATGATCCCGTCCTCCACGGGCGAAGACTCGATCCTCTGGTGCGAGGCCTGCGGGTACGCCGCCAACGTCGAGCGTGCCGAGATCGGCGTACGACCGCCCAAGGCGCCCGGCTCAGCCCCCGCCCCCGCCGAAGTCCCCGCCCGCAGGGCCGTCCCCACGCCCGGCAAGAAGACGATCGAGGAAGTCTCGAAGTTCCTCAAGGCCAGGACGCAGGCGACCGCCAAGCTGCTCGTCTTCCTGGCCGACGGCAAGCCGGTCGCCGCACTCATCCGCGGCGATCACGAGGCGAATGAGTCGAAGGTGCGCAGGGCCTTTGTCGCGACCACGCTGGAGCAGGCCGACGCAAAGACTGTCGAGACCGCCACCGGCGTGCCCATCGGCTATCTCGGGCCGATCGACCTGAAAATCCCGCTGGTCGTCGACTCCTCCGTCAGCCGGATGGCGACCGTGATCGTCGGGGCCAATGAGGTTGACCTTCACTTTGTCGACGTCGTCCCGGGCCGAGACTTCCCGCTGGAAAACGTGCTCGACCTGCGAAATGCCGTCGATGGTGACCCTTGCCCGCGTTGCTCCACGGCGATGGCGGTCCGGCAGGGCATCGAGGTCGGCCACGTCTTCAAGCTGGGGACCAAGTATTCCAAGGCTCTCGGGGCGAACTTCCTCGACGAGAAGGGGAACGAGGTCCCGGTGATCATGGGCTGCTACGGTATCGGCGTGAATCGGATCGTCGCGGGCGCCGTCGAGTCGGGCCACGACGAGAACGGCATCCTCTGGCCGCTGGCAATTGCCCCGTATCACGCCCTGGTCGTACCGCTCCAGCCCCAGAATGCCGAGGTCATGGCCGCCGCCGAGGCGATCGAGGCCAGGCTCCAGGCCGCCGGGTATGACGTGCTGACCGACGACCGCGACCAGCGCCCGGGGTTCAAGTTCAAGGATGCCGACCTGATCGGCGTCCCCCTGCGAGTGGTCATCGGCGAGCGTGGGCTTAAGGAAGGGATCGTCGAGGTGAAGTGGCGTAACGACGCCGCCGCCCACAACGTGCCGGCGGCCGACGCCGCGGAGACGATCCTGGGCGAGCTGGACAAGCTCCGAAAGGAGCAAGCCGAGGGCAACGAGGCCAAGAAGGCGACCCGTGCCGGCAAGGGGCGATCCTGA
- a CDS encoding MraY family glycosyltransferase — protein MSLAVVAGVVTVAAFVVGAILSAIAIRIAPKLGLVDAPGGRKAHKAPTPMGGGVAIWLTVILGLGLATLVVKFPPDWLPDELARHASGAREKIPRLWGILMLSSVIMAMGLADDRFGLGWKPRLFVQVGLATLLVTWLGVHVTLFGPFSHPLVSGAITVLWVVGLTNSFNFLDNMDGLAAGVGLIAASLFVAAQVAVESLFVPAVLLVLIGALGGFLVYNRSPARLFMGDAGSNFLGFMLGTWTVEGTFTRDPYSPFSVLTPLLVMAVPLYDTISVIAIRLKEGRSPFQADRSHFSHRLVDRGLTAPAAVRTIDLVTLAGGLGALLLHRPEMDALGASIIVGQALCLLGVVAVLEVSRKPERIDAPTHADPNPQSRDAAPLPRLHGSDQAAR, from the coding sequence ATGAGTCTGGCGGTTGTCGCCGGGGTGGTCACGGTCGCCGCATTTGTGGTCGGAGCCATCCTTTCGGCGATTGCCATCCGCATTGCACCCAAACTCGGCCTGGTCGATGCACCTGGCGGACGCAAGGCGCACAAGGCTCCCACCCCCATGGGCGGCGGCGTGGCCATCTGGCTCACGGTCATTCTCGGCCTTGGACTCGCGACGCTCGTCGTCAAGTTCCCGCCGGACTGGCTTCCCGACGAACTTGCCCGACATGCCTCGGGGGCCCGGGAGAAGATTCCGAGGCTCTGGGGGATCCTGATGCTCTCCAGCGTCATCATGGCAATGGGGCTGGCCGATGACCGCTTCGGGCTGGGCTGGAAGCCTCGCTTGTTCGTGCAAGTGGGGCTGGCGACCCTCCTCGTGACCTGGCTGGGCGTGCACGTGACCCTCTTCGGGCCGTTCTCGCACCCGCTTGTGTCGGGCGCCATCACCGTGCTCTGGGTGGTGGGCCTGACCAACTCGTTTAACTTCCTAGACAATATGGACGGGCTCGCGGCCGGCGTGGGCCTGATCGCGGCCTCGCTGTTCGTCGCCGCACAGGTCGCCGTGGAGAGCCTCTTCGTGCCGGCGGTTCTGCTCGTCCTGATCGGGGCCCTGGGCGGATTCCTCGTGTACAACCGATCTCCGGCGAGACTGTTCATGGGGGATGCCGGGAGCAACTTCCTGGGCTTCATGCTGGGGACCTGGACCGTCGAGGGGACGTTCACTCGCGATCCCTATTCGCCATTCAGTGTGCTCACCCCCCTGCTCGTCATGGCCGTGCCGCTTTATGACACAATCTCGGTGATCGCCATCCGTCTCAAGGAAGGGCGGAGTCCATTCCAGGCCGACCGGAGCCACTTCTCGCACCGGTTGGTCGATCGCGGCTTGACTGCGCCTGCGGCGGTCCGCACGATTGACCTGGTCACGCTCGCCGGCGGCCTGGGCGCCTTGCTGCTGCACCGGCCCGAGATGGACGCCCTGGGCGCCTCGATCATCGTCGGCCAGGCCCTCTGCCTGCTCGGCGTCGTCGCCGTGCTGGAAGTCTCACGCAAGCCCGAGCGAATCGATGCCCCGACGCACGCCGATCCGAACCCGCAATCTCGGGACGCCGCCCCCCTTCCCCGCCTTCACGGGAGCGACCAGGCCGCCCGATGA
- a CDS encoding DUF1559 domain-containing protein: MNLHRGSRKAGFTLIELLVVISIIAVLIALLLPAVQSAREAARRIQCVNNMKQIGLAMHNYQDTYGSFPTGGITAQATMDQGAWNGRANLLSWRAMILPQMEQSNIFNNINLMVESSGGGADGGSFYTIWMTAVNAFLCPSDGTNGNGFLPLGSGANPAGQSAAATPPANPLTGAATLVVPVSNYGGSFGDNYCGGPLNGGLPWETDPNATTLPAGIARIGWHGFWGTKYGPAFATTGGTMRGVFDYRTMQTATINSFTDGTSNTIMVGEVLPVAAADNNLWHFNGGLAGTTVPLGWNANTVPATAANCAFNWQGASAPVGCRYSAAAKGFISRHPGGGNFIFGDGSVKFLKNTISMPTYCALASRNGGEVVSSDAY, translated from the coding sequence ATGAATCTGCATCGCGGTTCGAGAAAAGCTGGTTTCACCCTGATCGAGCTGCTGGTGGTCATCTCGATCATCGCAGTGCTGATCGCCCTGCTGCTGCCCGCCGTTCAGTCGGCACGCGAGGCTGCCCGACGCATCCAGTGCGTCAATAACATGAAGCAAATCGGCCTGGCAATGCACAATTACCAGGACACCTATGGCTCGTTCCCCACCGGCGGGATCACGGCCCAGGCGACCATGGACCAGGGTGCCTGGAATGGTCGTGCCAATCTGCTCTCGTGGCGGGCGATGATCCTGCCGCAGATGGAGCAGAGCAATATCTTCAACAACATCAACTTGATGGTTGAATCGTCCGGCGGCGGTGCCGACGGCGGGTCGTTCTACACGATCTGGATGACGGCGGTGAACGCCTTCCTTTGCCCCTCAGACGGCACCAACGGCAACGGCTTCCTGCCGCTGGGCTCCGGCGCCAATCCCGCCGGCCAGTCGGCCGCCGCGACTCCCCCGGCCAATCCGCTGACCGGTGCCGCGACCCTCGTCGTTCCCGTCTCGAATTATGGCGGCAGCTTCGGCGACAACTACTGCGGCGGCCCGCTCAACGGCGGCCTGCCCTGGGAAACCGATCCCAACGCCACCACCCTTCCCGCCGGCATCGCTCGTATCGGCTGGCACGGCTTCTGGGGCACGAAGTACGGCCCTGCCTTCGCCACGACCGGCGGCACGATGCGTGGTGTGTTCGACTACCGCACCATGCAGACCGCGACGATCAACAGCTTCACCGACGGCACCAGCAACACCATCATGGTCGGCGAAGTCCTTCCGGTCGCCGCCGCCGACAACAATCTGTGGCACTTCAACGGTGGACTCGCCGGTACCACCGTCCCGCTCGGTTGGAACGCCAATACGGTCCCGGCCACGGCCGCAAATTGCGCCTTCAACTGGCAGGGTGCGTCCGCGCCGGTCGGTTGCCGCTACTCGGCCGCGGCGAAGGGCTTCATCAGCCGCCACCCCGGCGGCGGTAACTTCATCTTCGGTGACGGCTCGGTCAAGTTCCTGAAGAACACGATCAGCATGCCGACGTACTGTGCCCTCGCCAGCCGCAATGGCGGCGAGGTCGTCAGCTCCGACGCTTACTGA
- a CDS encoding HEAT repeat domain-containing protein, with amino-acid sequence MSHAPAGETPNRDPGVLPDLPPVEPPSAGFIVQLFVIPAAIVAVVVVVWLLFGKLAGGERPAMDYVQTIENESANRRFRAAYELANLIRNTDSLARDPELLGRLNGLLARELIAGKDESVQNFLALSLGEFKILETKGSADGVTPPLETLALAVEPGHPTPVRVAAAMSLAKHAARLENTLDDPKAVTALIAAGTDPDVELRQVSAFALGFFTGEPASVALRERLVDEDRSTRYNAAIALGRKDDPAAVNVLREMLTPEDLERTVVSESADEKRSRIEALELEAIQALLTSTRAGHTALAETLKPQLSALSKSGLVGVRSNASEVLKILQRPG; translated from the coding sequence ATGAGCCATGCACCCGCGGGGGAGACCCCGAATCGAGATCCAGGCGTCTTGCCGGACCTGCCGCCGGTCGAGCCCCCTTCGGCCGGCTTCATCGTCCAGTTGTTCGTTATCCCGGCGGCGATCGTCGCCGTGGTCGTGGTCGTTTGGCTCCTCTTCGGAAAGCTCGCCGGCGGCGAGCGGCCCGCGATGGACTACGTCCAGACGATCGAGAACGAGTCGGCCAATCGCCGTTTCCGTGCAGCCTACGAGCTGGCCAACCTGATCCGGAACACCGACTCCCTGGCCCGAGACCCCGAGTTGCTCGGGCGTCTCAACGGACTGCTGGCTCGTGAGTTGATCGCGGGCAAGGACGAGTCGGTCCAGAACTTCCTGGCGCTCTCGCTGGGCGAATTCAAGATCCTCGAGACGAAGGGATCGGCCGACGGCGTCACGCCGCCGCTGGAAACCCTCGCACTCGCCGTCGAGCCCGGCCATCCAACCCCGGTCCGGGTCGCGGCGGCCATGAGCTTGGCCAAGCACGCCGCGCGGTTGGAGAATACCCTCGACGATCCCAAGGCCGTCACAGCCCTTATCGCCGCCGGGACCGACCCTGACGTCGAGTTGCGGCAAGTCTCCGCCTTCGCCCTCGGGTTCTTCACCGGCGAGCCCGCATCGGTCGCTCTCCGCGAGCGACTCGTCGACGAAGACCGCTCCACTCGATACAACGCGGCGATCGCCCTGGGACGTAAGGACGACCCGGCTGCCGTGAACGTCTTGCGCGAGATGCTGACCCCCGAAGACCTTGAGCGTACCGTCGTCTCCGAATCCGCCGACGAGAAGCGCAGTCGGATCGAGGCCCTTGAGCTTGAGGCGATTCAGGCACTCCTCACCTCGACCAGGGCAGGCCATACTGCGCTCGCCGAGACCCTTAAACCGCAACTGTCGGCGCTGTCCAAGTCGGGACTTGTCGGGGTCAGGTCGAACGCCTCCGAGGTCTTGAAAATCTTACAACGCCCTGGCTGA
- a CDS encoding O-antigen ligase family protein produces the protein MPRRTPIRTRNLGTPPPFPAFTGATRPPDDDPAEALAGRLHRIALGLFSALVVVRAFWPSEDAAEGSGLTWVFAVLLVAGLGLVSALIGGTLRLRFGWADAAVLGLFALVGLSAGHAADRRPALNLAWEWGGLAVAYMLARSLPRTKRETNTLAAILVATATAIAVYGLFQIAYELPTVRDRYRANPELVLRELGLESTGPSRRMYEDRLLGSNEPFATFGLANSLAGFLLGPTVLLAAVCLERLRKRAPIGLIPYVLAAVPGLILLACLIATKSRSAYLGLGLALALLAFRSIGAISGRTLRWVTLSSLILIGAMVAVGYAAGQLDLLVLTQSSTSLKYRYEYWQGAWRILKFVPGAFWQGLGPGNFAGPYLIYKLPEASEEISDPHNLFLEVWTTAGIFALTSLVAALALTLRASFGKATASHVSAEEVPMRANADSSRVGWLLAWGASGWMLAATLNLINPFSPLLGPLNPFQGDLFLRWIILGIGWVVAIALIWPLWNSVNLPAESAGAAVIAVVVNLLAAGGIGMPAVSLMLWLSMALALNLRDDRAEGLERRLGRTPTFLIAAAWAALLGSFVGTTVPYWKSESAIVEADRQMIPGRMNFERARGAYSRAIKADRFNVHPWIGLADLEYQFWLSPESKRDPRVWPRVLMAMDNAVGSPRNAANYGLQRRRAMIARAIEASLGDAARPGDLILLRTHAERALRLASKLNPTSPLIHAELAESSAAMNFLSVAQAEAKEALRLDALTPHLDKKLPDELRTRLQAEIPEWAEKAKQGESFNPAS, from the coding sequence ATGCCCCGACGCACGCCGATCCGAACCCGCAATCTCGGGACGCCGCCCCCCTTCCCCGCCTTCACGGGAGCGACCAGGCCGCCCGATGACGACCCGGCCGAGGCGCTCGCCGGACGCCTCCACCGGATCGCGCTCGGCCTGTTCAGCGCGCTCGTCGTGGTCCGCGCCTTCTGGCCGAGCGAAGACGCCGCCGAGGGGAGCGGTCTGACCTGGGTGTTCGCAGTCCTGCTCGTCGCCGGCCTCGGCCTCGTCTCCGCCCTCATCGGCGGGACGCTCCGACTCCGGTTCGGCTGGGCCGACGCCGCGGTGCTCGGCCTCTTCGCGCTCGTCGGACTCTCCGCCGGCCACGCCGCCGACCGCCGCCCTGCGCTCAACCTCGCCTGGGAATGGGGGGGGCTTGCCGTCGCCTACATGCTGGCCCGGTCCCTTCCGCGAACCAAACGCGAGACGAACACGCTGGCCGCGATCCTCGTCGCCACGGCCACGGCGATCGCAGTTTACGGGCTTTTCCAGATCGCCTATGAGCTGCCCACGGTCCGCGACCGTTACCGGGCAAACCCCGAGCTGGTCCTGCGCGAGCTCGGGCTGGAGTCGACCGGCCCTAGCCGCCGAATGTATGAAGACAGGCTCCTCGGCTCCAACGAGCCATTCGCCACCTTCGGCCTGGCTAATTCCCTGGCCGGCTTCCTCTTAGGGCCGACCGTCCTGCTGGCCGCAGTATGCCTCGAACGCCTTCGCAAACGGGCTCCGATCGGGCTCATCCCTTACGTCCTGGCCGCCGTCCCTGGCCTCATTCTTCTCGCCTGTTTGATCGCAACCAAGAGCCGGAGCGCCTACCTGGGGCTCGGTCTGGCCCTGGCCCTCCTCGCCTTCCGGTCGATCGGCGCGATTTCGGGACGGACGTTGAGATGGGTGACGCTTTCAAGTTTGATTCTGATTGGCGCAATGGTCGCGGTGGGCTATGCCGCGGGCCAGCTCGACCTCCTCGTCCTCACCCAGTCGTCGACGTCGCTCAAGTACCGGTATGAATACTGGCAGGGCGCGTGGCGCATCCTCAAGTTCGTCCCCGGAGCGTTCTGGCAAGGGCTGGGTCCCGGCAACTTCGCGGGCCCCTACCTGATCTACAAGCTCCCCGAGGCCAGCGAGGAGATCAGCGACCCTCATAATCTGTTCCTCGAAGTCTGGACCACCGCGGGTATCTTCGCTCTGACGTCACTCGTCGCCGCCCTCGCTTTGACGCTGAGAGCGTCGTTCGGGAAGGCAACCGCTTCGCATGTAAGTGCGGAAGAAGTACCGATGCGAGCGAATGCCGATTCGAGCAGGGTCGGCTGGCTCCTCGCCTGGGGAGCCTCGGGCTGGATGCTCGCCGCGACCCTGAATCTGATCAACCCATTCAGCCCCCTGCTCGGCCCCCTGAATCCGTTCCAGGGCGACCTCTTCCTGCGCTGGATCATCCTCGGCATAGGCTGGGTCGTAGCGATCGCCTTGATCTGGCCGCTCTGGAATTCCGTGAACTTGCCCGCCGAGAGTGCCGGCGCCGCGGTCATCGCCGTCGTCGTGAATTTGCTGGCGGCGGGAGGCATCGGCATGCCCGCCGTCTCGCTGATGCTCTGGCTGAGCATGGCCCTGGCCTTGAACTTGCGAGATGACCGGGCCGAGGGCCTTGAACGTCGGCTGGGCCGAACCCCGACTTTCCTGATCGCCGCGGCCTGGGCCGCCCTGCTCGGCTCGTTCGTCGGCACGACGGTCCCTTACTGGAAGTCCGAGTCGGCGATTGTCGAGGCTGACCGCCAGATGATCCCCGGCCGGATGAACTTCGAGCGTGCACGGGGCGCGTACAGCCGTGCCATCAAGGCCGATCGATTCAACGTCCACCCGTGGATCGGCCTGGCCGACCTGGAGTATCAGTTCTGGCTGAGCCCCGAATCGAAGCGAGATCCGCGAGTCTGGCCCCGCGTCCTGATGGCGATGGACAACGCCGTGGGCTCGCCCCGCAACGCCGCGAATTACGGCTTACAGCGACGAAGGGCAATGATCGCTCGAGCCATCGAGGCTTCGCTCGGCGACGCCGCGAGGCCGGGTGATTTGATCCTGCTCCGGACCCACGCCGAGCGTGCGCTGCGGCTCGCCTCGAAGTTGAATCCGACGTCGCCGTTGATCCATGCGGAATTGGCCGAGTCGAGTGCGGCGATGAACTTCCTCAGCGTTGCCCAGGCCGAGGCGAAGGAGGCCCTTCGTCTCGATGCCTTGACCCCTCACCTCGACAAGAAACTGCCGGACGAACTGCGAACGCGCCTGCAGGCCGAGATCCCCGAATGGGCCGAGAAGGCGAAGCAAGGAGAGTCGTTCAACCCGGCGAGTTGA